The Agromyces marinus genome window below encodes:
- a CDS encoding phosphotransferase: protein MARPPLTLAALATAAVAGLEVRAARAHSRGSDGSFDAVELHATDGRRLLIRAPRSQTAESEQSADLVALRALTPGIRSRLPFAVPRFVGQAPIGPTRAVVTEFIPGAARTADELTSNAHLAGEVGRAIAAIHSLPAGFIGDSGLPRRTAGEAREAAVALIDRAADTGRLPAALLRRWEEATDDDTLWRFAPTVVNGALDAASFLVDGDGVSGVLGWSALAFDDPARDLHWVLTATGDAAETTLTAYIAARSGGADAELARRALLYGELELARWLLHGIDTHDDTIIDDAVGLLDSLVASVHDRSSESLTTDTGPALAVADVERLLDETPRDGLPREQASTMLTDSYDVSELRSHLEGGDGDDPAGGRRDGRRDVGPDDAHDPSQTAPMPLDLSDWGDAAPPSGASETTAPAAGDARG, encoded by the coding sequence ATGGCCAGACCCCCACTCACTCTAGCCGCGTTGGCCACGGCCGCGGTGGCCGGACTCGAGGTGCGGGCGGCTCGCGCCCACAGCCGCGGAAGCGACGGCTCGTTCGACGCGGTCGAGCTCCACGCGACCGACGGACGGCGGCTGCTGATCCGCGCCCCGCGCTCGCAGACGGCCGAATCCGAGCAGTCCGCAGACCTCGTCGCACTGCGCGCGCTGACCCCCGGCATCCGCTCTCGCCTGCCCTTCGCCGTGCCCCGGTTCGTCGGCCAGGCCCCGATCGGTCCGACGCGGGCCGTCGTCACCGAGTTCATCCCCGGCGCCGCTCGCACCGCCGATGAGCTGACGTCGAACGCGCACCTCGCAGGCGAGGTCGGCCGTGCGATCGCCGCCATCCATTCGCTCCCCGCCGGGTTCATCGGCGACTCGGGCCTTCCGCGGCGCACCGCCGGCGAAGCACGCGAGGCGGCCGTCGCGCTGATCGACCGCGCCGCGGACACGGGACGACTGCCGGCCGCGCTGTTGCGCCGATGGGAGGAGGCCACCGACGACGACACCCTGTGGCGTTTCGCCCCGACGGTCGTCAACGGCGCGCTCGACGCCGCCTCGTTCCTCGTCGACGGCGATGGCGTCTCGGGTGTGCTCGGCTGGTCCGCGCTCGCGTTCGACGACCCCGCTCGCGACCTGCACTGGGTGCTCACCGCGACCGGCGACGCCGCCGAGACGACCCTGACCGCCTACATCGCGGCGCGCTCGGGCGGTGCCGATGCCGAACTCGCCCGCCGCGCGCTGCTGTACGGCGAGCTCGAGCTCGCCCGCTGGCTGCTGCACGGCATCGACACGCACGACGACACGATCATCGACGACGCGGTCGGCCTGCTCGACAGCCTCGTCGCGAGCGTGCACGACCGGTCGTCGGAGTCGCTCACGACCGACACCGGCCCCGCGTTGGCGGTCGCCGACGTCGAACGACTGCTCGACGAGACCCCGCGCGACGGGCTCCCGCGGGAGCAGGCGTCGACGATGCTCACCGACAGCTACGACGTGTCCGAGCTCCGCAGTCACCTCGAAGGCGGCGACGGCGACGACCCCGCCGGCGGGCGGCGCGACGGGCGCCGCGACGTCGGCCCGGATGACGCGCACGATCCGTCGCAGACCGCGCCGATGCCGCTCGACCTCAGCGACTGGGGCGACGCCGCGCCGCCGTCGGGGGCCTCCGAGACGACGGCGCCCGCCGCGGGCGACGCGCGAGGCTAG
- a CDS encoding ATP-dependent DNA helicase, with translation MSPARIGADEIAARLGLHPPTPEQRAVIEADPTGRSIVVAGAGSGKTETMANRVVWLLANGAVDVPEVLGLTFTRKAAGELAERVRERVAQLVAEGIAEVRLDPLESAAVFTYNAFAGAIHREHAMRIGREPDATILGEAAAWQLARSIVSDAADPRLVELDASLDRVTGAVLSLSRALAENVTDSRDVRAFARDFLAMHDLPIEAPRKRTPFDSFTSALGVVEALPPLLELADAYAAEKQRRGVVEFSDQVALALQICTAHPEVAAEHRERYATVLLDEYQDTSVVQTRLLATLFRDHPVMAVGDPDQSIYGWRGASAANLARFDGDFSSAGDAAAYDLSTSWRNPTIVLDAANTLIAPLDGGIPKAPLRPSPFAEAGALEIRWSETIDEEAAAVADWLAERMRGAQRTGALLCRTFAHVDLFATALRDRGVPVHVLGVAGLLDQPVVADLVCALRVVHDPTAGSELLRLLGGARWRIGPADLAALGSVARWLAERDLATRRLADEVRRGIRGSIAPDESPSIVDALDFVLTAPDDHRALAALSAEGLARMRRAGAQLQSLRRRAGLGLVDFVTLVEHELLLDIEVAANPGQPLGAASLEAFDDLVSGFADSAELPTLGAFLGWLLEAEQRDRLSPRQDDPEPGAVQVLSIHGSKGLEWDVVAIPRMVDDELPSKPRSNRGWLSFGSLPGEFRGDRDEIPQLMWRGVQSQAEFDEAVKAYAEENRERHADEERRLAYVGITRARRELLLTGSWWATQRSPRSPSPFLRELAVAGIVDAAALPAGPAEPENPRSSAAARVSWPLDPLGARRPAVVRAADAVREAASLPTGFGIGPTLADELRMLLEERRRRGRSRGGAGVPTRIPASRFKDYVDDPEAVAADLARPMPQRPYRATRIGTLFHAWVEARSGGSTARPAGPAGADTPLDLDAFDVDVDGAGADEVLADPVEARLRRLRETFAASEWGDRRPTAVELELHLPLDGQVFVSKLDAVYDVDPGSPDGRRGIRAQVVDWKTGAAPRDARELELRQTQLALYRLAYARWSGLDPEVIDAVFYYVEDDVVLRPDALYDEAELRRAWAGVRGRTGAGRNETHETDTGEGAPVPREVRSAIAAS, from the coding sequence ATGAGCCCGGCACGCATCGGCGCCGACGAGATCGCCGCACGACTCGGCCTGCACCCGCCCACCCCGGAACAGCGTGCCGTCATCGAGGCCGACCCCACCGGGCGGAGCATCGTCGTGGCGGGCGCGGGCAGCGGCAAGACCGAGACGATGGCCAACCGCGTCGTCTGGCTGCTCGCGAACGGCGCGGTCGACGTGCCCGAGGTGCTCGGACTCACCTTCACCAGGAAGGCGGCGGGCGAACTCGCCGAGCGGGTCCGGGAACGCGTGGCGCAGCTCGTCGCCGAGGGCATCGCCGAGGTGCGACTCGATCCGCTCGAATCCGCTGCGGTGTTCACCTACAACGCGTTCGCCGGCGCGATCCACCGCGAGCACGCGATGCGCATCGGCCGGGAACCCGACGCGACGATCCTCGGCGAGGCCGCGGCGTGGCAGCTCGCGCGGAGCATCGTCTCGGACGCGGCCGACCCGAGGCTCGTCGAGCTCGATGCATCGCTCGACCGGGTGACGGGCGCAGTGCTCTCGCTCAGCCGCGCGCTCGCCGAGAACGTGACCGACAGCCGCGACGTGCGCGCGTTCGCGCGGGACTTCCTCGCCATGCACGACCTGCCCATCGAGGCGCCGCGCAAGCGCACCCCGTTCGACTCGTTCACCTCGGCGCTCGGCGTCGTCGAGGCGCTGCCGCCCCTGCTCGAACTCGCCGACGCGTACGCGGCCGAGAAGCAGCGCCGCGGCGTCGTGGAGTTCTCCGACCAGGTGGCCCTCGCGCTGCAGATCTGCACCGCGCACCCGGAGGTCGCGGCGGAGCACCGCGAGCGCTACGCGACGGTGCTCCTCGACGAGTACCAGGACACCAGCGTGGTGCAGACGAGACTGCTCGCCACGCTCTTCCGCGACCACCCGGTCATGGCGGTCGGCGACCCCGACCAGTCCATCTACGGGTGGCGGGGCGCCAGCGCCGCGAACCTCGCCCGGTTCGACGGCGACTTCTCCTCGGCGGGCGACGCGGCCGCCTACGACCTCTCCACGAGCTGGCGCAACCCCACCATCGTGCTCGACGCGGCGAACACGCTCATCGCGCCGCTCGACGGCGGCATCCCGAAGGCGCCGCTGCGGCCCTCGCCGTTCGCCGAGGCCGGCGCGCTCGAGATCCGCTGGTCCGAGACCATCGACGAGGAGGCGGCCGCGGTCGCCGACTGGCTCGCCGAGCGGATGCGCGGCGCGCAGCGCACCGGCGCACTGCTGTGCCGGACCTTCGCGCACGTCGACCTGTTCGCGACCGCGCTGCGCGACCGCGGCGTCCCGGTCCACGTGCTCGGGGTCGCCGGGCTCCTCGACCAGCCCGTCGTCGCCGACCTCGTGTGCGCGCTGCGCGTGGTGCACGACCCGACCGCGGGGTCCGAGCTCCTGCGGCTGCTCGGCGGTGCCAGGTGGCGGATCGGGCCGGCGGACCTGGCCGCGCTCGGCTCGGTCGCGCGATGGCTCGCCGAGCGCGACCTCGCGACCCGGCGCCTCGCCGACGAGGTTCGCCGTGGCATCCGCGGGTCGATCGCGCCCGACGAGTCGCCGTCGATCGTCGACGCGCTCGACTTCGTCCTCACCGCACCCGACGACCATCGCGCCCTCGCAGCCCTGAGCGCCGAGGGCCTCGCCCGCATGCGTCGGGCCGGGGCGCAGCTGCAGTCCCTGCGCCGTCGTGCCGGGCTCGGACTGGTGGACTTCGTGACCCTCGTCGAGCACGAGCTGCTGCTCGACATCGAGGTCGCCGCGAACCCCGGTCAGCCGCTCGGTGCGGCCAGCCTCGAAGCGTTCGACGACCTCGTCTCGGGCTTCGCGGACTCCGCCGAGCTTCCGACCCTCGGGGCCTTCCTCGGGTGGCTGCTCGAAGCCGAGCAGCGCGACCGGTTGAGCCCCCGACAGGACGACCCCGAGCCGGGAGCCGTCCAGGTGCTCTCGATCCACGGGTCGAAGGGGCTCGAATGGGATGTGGTGGCCATCCCGCGGATGGTCGACGACGAGCTGCCCTCGAAGCCGCGGAGCAACCGCGGCTGGCTCTCGTTCGGGTCGCTCCCGGGCGAGTTCCGCGGCGACCGCGACGAGATCCCGCAGCTCATGTGGCGCGGCGTGCAGAGCCAGGCCGAGTTCGACGAGGCCGTGAAGGCCTACGCCGAGGAGAACCGGGAACGGCACGCCGACGAGGAACGCAGACTCGCGTACGTCGGGATCACCCGGGCGCGCCGCGAACTGCTGCTCACCGGATCCTGGTGGGCCACGCAGCGGTCGCCGAGATCGCCGAGCCCGTTCCTGCGCGAGCTCGCGGTCGCCGGAATCGTCGACGCAGCCGCGCTACCGGCCGGGCCCGCCGAACCCGAGAACCCGCGATCGTCGGCCGCGGCCCGGGTGAGCTGGCCGCTCGACCCGCTGGGCGCGCGCAGGCCGGCGGTCGTCCGCGCGGCGGACGCCGTCCGCGAGGCGGCGAGCCTGCCGACCGGGTTCGGCATCGGTCCGACCCTCGCCGACGAACTGCGGATGCTCCTCGAGGAGCGCCGACGCCGCGGGCGTTCGCGCGGCGGAGCCGGCGTGCCGACGCGCATCCCGGCATCCCGGTTCAAGGACTACGTCGACGACCCCGAGGCCGTCGCGGCAGACCTGGCGCGACCGATGCCGCAACGGCCCTACCGAGCGACCCGGATCGGCACCCTGTTCCACGCGTGGGTCGAAGCGCGTTCGGGCGGCTCGACGGCGCGTCCTGCCGGTCCGGCGGGCGCCGACACTCCGCTCGACCTCGACGCATTCGATGTCGACGTCGACGGTGCGGGGGCCGACGAGGTGCTGGCCGATCCCGTCGAGGCGCGCCTGCGGCGCCTGCGCGAGACCTTCGCGGCCTCGGAGTGGGGCGATCGCCGCCCGACCGCGGTCGAGCTCGAACTGCACCTCCCGCTCGACGGCCAGGTGTTCGTCAGCAAGCTCGACGCGGTGTACGACGTCGACCCGGGGAGTCCCGACGGTCGTCGCGGCATCCGGGCCCAGGTCGTCGACTGGAAGACCGGAGCGGCCCCGCGCGACGCACGCGAGCTCGAGCTCCGGCAGACGCAGCTCGCGCTGTACCGGCTCGCCTACGCGCGCTGGTCCGGACTCGACCCCGAGGTGATCGATGCGGTGTTCTACTACGTCGAGGACGACGTCGTGCTGCGGCCCGACGCGCTGTACGACGAGGCCGAACTGCGGCGCGCCTGGGCGGGCGTGCGCGGGCGCACCGGAGCGGGCCGGAACGAGACGCACGAGACCGACACGGGTGAGGGCGCACCCGTTCCGCGCGAGGTGCGGTCGGCGATCGCGGCGAGCTGA
- the nudC gene encoding NAD(+) diphosphatase: MLEPDVPTPAGATREGTAPAAQPTPAPAPPLAREHLDRDASARTAPGREAAFDADPEALVLALHDGRVLVREGVDGLELRHPSTLPAPGLRCFLGRTLTDPGASGPGAPIEAWVYDADASAAIAPGTRWAGLRSVAAAFGDRDAGLAVEAVALANWHAVNRFCPACGGSTEVVQSGWVRRCPAEDRLLFPRTDPAVIVLVTDDDDRVLLGSNAMWEQNRFSVLAGFVEPGESLEAAVVREIAEEAGLAVDRVEYLGSQPWPFPASLMCAFAARVAPGAATAAVPDGEEILELRWFDRDGIAEASGSVALPGPTSIARWMLERWYGAPLESSLPWSTS; the protein is encoded by the coding sequence GTGCTCGAACCCGACGTGCCCACCCCGGCGGGTGCGACGCGGGAGGGCACGGCGCCGGCGGCGCAGCCGACCCCGGCCCCGGCCCCGCCGCTCGCCCGCGAGCACCTCGACCGCGACGCGTCGGCACGCACCGCACCGGGCCGCGAGGCCGCGTTCGATGCCGACCCCGAGGCGCTCGTCCTCGCCCTCCACGACGGCCGCGTGCTGGTGCGCGAGGGCGTCGACGGACTCGAGCTGCGGCATCCGTCGACCCTGCCCGCACCGGGCCTGCGCTGCTTCCTCGGGCGGACGCTGACCGACCCGGGAGCCTCGGGGCCGGGCGCGCCGATCGAAGCGTGGGTGTACGACGCCGACGCATCGGCCGCGATCGCACCCGGCACGCGCTGGGCCGGGCTCCGATCCGTGGCCGCCGCGTTCGGCGACCGCGATGCGGGGCTCGCGGTCGAGGCGGTCGCACTCGCGAACTGGCACGCGGTGAACCGGTTCTGCCCGGCGTGCGGCGGCTCGACCGAGGTCGTCCAGTCCGGGTGGGTGCGGCGGTGCCCCGCCGAGGACCGCCTGCTGTTCCCGCGCACCGACCCGGCCGTGATCGTGCTCGTGACCGACGACGACGACCGGGTGCTGCTCGGCTCGAACGCGATGTGGGAGCAGAACCGGTTCTCGGTGCTCGCCGGGTTCGTCGAGCCGGGGGAGTCGCTCGAGGCCGCCGTCGTGCGCGAGATCGCCGAGGAGGCGGGCCTCGCGGTCGATCGCGTCGAGTACCTCGGGTCGCAGCCCTGGCCGTTCCCCGCGAGCCTGATGTGCGCGTTCGCGGCGCGGGTCGCGCCCGGCGCCGCGACGGCCGCGGTGCCCGACGGCGAGGAGATCCTCGAACTGCGCTGGTTCGACCGTGACGGCATCGCCGAGGCATCGGGGAGCGTCGCGCTTCCCGGCCCGACCTCGATCGCGCGGTGGATGCTCGAGCGCTGGTACGGCGCGCCGCTCGAGTCCTCGCTGCCGTGGTCGACGTCGTGA